One Falco naumanni isolate bFalNau1 chromosome 12, bFalNau1.pat, whole genome shotgun sequence genomic region harbors:
- the TP53BP2 gene encoding apoptosis-stimulating of p53 protein 2 isoform X2: MFLTVYLSNNEQHFTEVPVTPETTCRDVVELCKEPGESECHLAEVWCGSERPIADNERMLDILQRFGMQRSEVRFFLRHERSPCREAGTGQRSQDPTLKRNGVKVPGDRRIENGVSAPRMDMTLAELQEMASRQQQQIEAQQQMLANKEQRLKFLKQQDQRQQQQAAEQEKLKRLKEIAENQEAKLKKVRALKGHVEQKRLSNGKLVEEIEQMNSLFQQKQRELVLAVSKVEELTRQLEMLKNGRIDGYHDNQSAVAELDRLYKELQLRNKLNQEQNAKLQQQRECLNKRNLEVAVMDKRVNELRERLWKKKAALQQKENVPVSSDGNLPQPVASAPSRVAAVGPYIQSSTMPRIASRPELLVKPAFSDGTQALQVPDGPLKTQTLPNMRAGSSSQAKAPAGSVVPSTKPSPSATDWSSSNVDSHISQGSALTSGKGIVASEGQAEGETFLRDKEKKVRPFSMFDSVDQSAGLGTLRKNQSSEDLLREAQTANKNVTKVPPPVPTKPKQINLPYFGQASHLQPSDTKLDGNLQKLPLAVVTMANKQKPVAQQPSHPSQQIQQRISVPPAASSSSQDQILPSSKQESPPAAAVRPFTPQPSKETSLPPFRKPQTVAASSIYSMYTQQQTPGKNFQQAVQSALTRAQTRGPHFPSVYGKPVMAGAGVQNQLPQTENIYSSLQGKPGSPEPETETTASAHENHETERIPRPLSPTKLLPFLSNPYRNQSDADLEALRKKLSNAPRPLKKRSSITEPEGPNGPNIQKLLYQRTTLAAMETISAPSHPSKQTASAASPESPTEIPNPYLSVESEKETAASSMPEPAIAEETENTAADQSEAVLPSVALDTVPEGAADGDELAQPKMEEPSLEASLPLEVYMEEYPPYPPPPYPSGEPESLGEDSFSMRPPEVTGQISLPPGKRTNLRKTGSERIGHGMRVKFNPLALLLDSSLEGEFDLVQRIIYEVEDPSMPNDEGITALHNAVCAGHTEIVKFLVQFGVNVNAADSDGWTPLHCAASCNNVQVCKFLVESGAAVFAMTYSDMQTAADKCEEMEEGYTQCSQFLYGVQEKMGIMNKGVIYGLWDYEAQNDDELSMKEGDCMTILRREDEDEIEWWWARLNDKEGYVPRNLLGLYPRIKPRQRSLA; this comes from the exons ATGTTTCTGACGGTGTACCTCAGTAACAATGAACAGCACTTCACTGAGGTGCCAGTCACCCCTGAAACCACCTGCAGAGACGTGGTGGAGCTGTGCAAGGAGCCTGGTGAGAGCGAGTGCCACCTGGCTGAGGTGTGGTGTGGCTCAG AACGTCCCATAGCCGATAATGAACGGATGCTGGATATTTTGCAGCGCTTTGGCATGCAGAGAAGTGAGGTTCGCTTCTTTCTTCGGCACGAACGCTCTCCCTGCCGGGAAGCAG GGACTGGACAAAGGTCTCAAGATCCaaccttaaaaagaaatggcGTGAAAGTGCCTGGCGATCGAAGAATAGAGAATGGA GTCAGTGCTCCAAGGATGGATATGACACTGGCTGAACTTCAGGAAATGGCATCACGCCAGCAGCAACAAATTGAGGCTCAGCAGCAAATGCTGGCTAACAAG GAACAACGTCTGAAGTTCTTGAAACAGCAAGATCAGCGACAGCAACAGCAAGCTGCTGAGCAGGAAAAACTGAAGCGATTAAAGGAAATTGCTGAGAATCAGGAAGCCAAACTTAAGAAAGTGAGAGCGCTGAAAGGCCACGTGGAACAAAAAAGACTCAGCAATGGGAAATTAG TGGAGGAGATTGAACAGATgaacagcctgttccagcaaAAGCAGCGCGAGCTGGTGCTGGCGGTGTCAAAAGTAGAGGAGCTCACCAGGCAACTGGAGATGCTGAAGAATGGCCGAATTGATGGTTACCACGACAACCAGTCAGCTGTAGCTGAGCTCGACCGCCTGTACAAGGAGCTGCAG CTGAGGAACAAACTGAACCAGGAGCAGAATGCCAAGCTGCAGCAACAGAGGGAGTGTTTGAACAAGCGCAACTTGGAGGTGGCAGTCATGGATAAGCGTGTTAATGAGCTGCGAGAGCGCctgtggaagaaaaaggcagctctgcaaCAGAAAGAGAATGTACCA gtTTCTTCAGATGGGAATTTACCACAGCCAGTGGCTTCTGCTCCAAGTCGAGTGGCAGCAGTAGGTCCTTATATCCAGTCCTCTACTATGCCACGTATTGCTTCCAGACCTGAACTTTTGGTGAAACCAGCATTTTCAGATGGGACACAAGCTTTGCAGGTACCTGATGGCCCGCTGAAAACACAAACTCTGCCCAACATGAGAGCTGGGAGCAGTTCACAAGCTAAAGCTCCTGCAG GTTCTGTGGTCCCCAGTACAAAACCTTCCCCATCTGCCACTGACTGGAGTAGTTCAAATGTAGACAGTCATATTAGTCAAGGATCAGCCTTGACTTCAGGAAAAGGAATTGTGGCTAGTGAAGGACAAG CTGAAGGAGAAACTTTTTTACGagacaaagagaagaaagtgcGTCCGTTCTCAATGTTTGATTCTGTGGACCAGTCTGCTGGGCTCGGCACACTGAGAAAGAACCAGAGCAGCGAAGATCTCCTGCGAGAAGCGCAG ACGgccaataaaaatgtaacaaaggTACCACCACCTGTCCCCACTAAACCAAAACAGATAAACTTGCCTTACTTTGGACAAGCTAGTCATCTGCAACCTTCTGACACTAAGCTGGATGGAAACCTGCAGAAGCTGCCTTTGGCTGTTGTAACTATGGcgaacaaacaaaaaccagtgGCACAGCAGCCTTCCCATCCTTCTCAGCAGATACAGCAAAGAATTTCCGTACCTCCTGCAGCTTCTTCCTCTAGCCAGGACCAAATTCTTCCCTCCTCCAAACAGGAgagtcccccagcagcagctgtgagaccATTCACCCCTCAGCCATCCAAAGAGACCTCACTCCCACCATTTCGAAAGCCTCAAACTGTGGCTGCAAGTTCAATTTATAGCATGTACACGCAACAGCAGACTCCTGGGAAGAACTTCCAGCAGGCAGTGCAGAGTGCTTTGACGAGGGCACAGACCAGAGGACCACACTTCCCAAGTG TGTATGGCAAGCCTGTgatggcaggagctggggtACAGAATCAGTTGCCGCAGACGGAGAACATCTACTCAAGCCTCCAAGGCAAGCCGGGCAGTCCGGAGCCCGAGACGGAAACAACAGCCTCTGCTCACGAGAACCACGAAACGGAGCGAATACCCCGTCCCCTTAGCCCAACCAAGTTGCTGCCTTTCTTATCCAACCCGTACCGCAACCAGAGCGATGCTGACCTGGAAGCGCTACGGAAGAAGCTGTCCAATGCCCCCAGACCGCTGAAGAAACGTAGCTCCATCACCGAGCCAGAAGGACCTAATGGCCCCAATATTCAGAAGCTGCTGTACCAGAGGACCACTCTGGCTGCAATGGAGACTATCTCGGCTCCATCGCATCCCTCCAAACAGACGGCATCAGCTGCCAGTCCTGAAAGCCCAACCGAAATCCCAAATCCTTATCTAAGTGTGGAATcggaaaaagaaacagctgcttcTTCTATGCCAGAACCAGCCATTGCTGAGGAAAcggaaaacacagcagcagatcAGAGCGAAGCTGTCCTTCCCTCCGTGGCTTTGGACACTGTGCCTGAGGGAGCAGCGGACGGTGATGAACTCGCGCAGCCAAAAATGGAAGAGCCCAGCCTAGAAGCTTCACTGCCGCTGGAGGTTTACATGGAAGAGTATCCCCCGTACCCACCGCCTCCCTACCCATCAGGGGAACCCGAGAGTCTGGGGGAGGACTCGTTCAGCATGAGGCCTCCTGAAGTTACGGGGCAGATTTCCTTGCCTCCT GGGAAGAGGACGAATTTGCGTAAAACTGGCTCTGAGAGAATTGGCCACGGAATGAGAGTGAAATTCAATCCCCTTGCGTTGCTTCTGGATTCATCCTTGGAGGGGGAGTTTGACCTGGTGCAGAGAATCATTTATGAG GTTGAAGATCCCAGCATGCCCAACGACGAAGGGATTACGGCACTGCACAACGCCGTGTGCGCTGGGCACACGGAAATCGTGAAGTTCCTGGTGCAGTTTGGGGTGAACGTGAATGCGGCAGACAGCGACGGGTG GACCCCGTTACACTGTGCAGCATCTTGCAATAACGTGCAGGTGTGCAAGTTCCTGGTGGAGTCTGGCGCAGCGGTGTTTGCGATGACCTACAGCGACATGCAGACAGCTGCAGACAAGTGTGAGGAGATGGAGGAAGGCTACACGCAGTGCTCCCAGTTCTTGTATG GAGTCCAGGAGAAAATGGGGATAATGAACAAAGGAGTGATTTATGGACTCTGGGATTATGAGGCTCAGAATGACGATGAGCTCTCGATGAAAGAGGGAGACTGCATGACAATCCTGCGCCGGGAGGATGAAGATGAAATTGAATGGTGGTGGGCACGGCTGAATGACAAGGAAGGTTATGTTCCCCGTAACCTGCTAGGG CTGTATCCAAGGATTAAACCTAGACAAAGAAGCTTGGCGTGA
- the TP53BP2 gene encoding apoptosis-stimulating of p53 protein 2 isoform X1, producing the protein MRFGSKMMPMFLTVYLSNNEQHFTEVPVTPETTCRDVVELCKEPGESECHLAEVWCGSERPIADNERMLDILQRFGMQRSEVRFFLRHERSPCREAGTGQRSQDPTLKRNGVKVPGDRRIENGVSAPRMDMTLAELQEMASRQQQQIEAQQQMLANKEQRLKFLKQQDQRQQQQAAEQEKLKRLKEIAENQEAKLKKVRALKGHVEQKRLSNGKLVEEIEQMNSLFQQKQRELVLAVSKVEELTRQLEMLKNGRIDGYHDNQSAVAELDRLYKELQLRNKLNQEQNAKLQQQRECLNKRNLEVAVMDKRVNELRERLWKKKAALQQKENVPVSSDGNLPQPVASAPSRVAAVGPYIQSSTMPRIASRPELLVKPAFSDGTQALQVPDGPLKTQTLPNMRAGSSSQAKAPAGSVVPSTKPSPSATDWSSSNVDSHISQGSALTSGKGIVASEGQAEGETFLRDKEKKVRPFSMFDSVDQSAGLGTLRKNQSSEDLLREAQTANKNVTKVPPPVPTKPKQINLPYFGQASHLQPSDTKLDGNLQKLPLAVVTMANKQKPVAQQPSHPSQQIQQRISVPPAASSSSQDQILPSSKQESPPAAAVRPFTPQPSKETSLPPFRKPQTVAASSIYSMYTQQQTPGKNFQQAVQSALTRAQTRGPHFPSVYGKPVMAGAGVQNQLPQTENIYSSLQGKPGSPEPETETTASAHENHETERIPRPLSPTKLLPFLSNPYRNQSDADLEALRKKLSNAPRPLKKRSSITEPEGPNGPNIQKLLYQRTTLAAMETISAPSHPSKQTASAASPESPTEIPNPYLSVESEKETAASSMPEPAIAEETENTAADQSEAVLPSVALDTVPEGAADGDELAQPKMEEPSLEASLPLEVYMEEYPPYPPPPYPSGEPESLGEDSFSMRPPEVTGQISLPPGKRTNLRKTGSERIGHGMRVKFNPLALLLDSSLEGEFDLVQRIIYEVEDPSMPNDEGITALHNAVCAGHTEIVKFLVQFGVNVNAADSDGWTPLHCAASCNNVQVCKFLVESGAAVFAMTYSDMQTAADKCEEMEEGYTQCSQFLYGVQEKMGIMNKGVIYGLWDYEAQNDDELSMKEGDCMTILRREDEDEIEWWWARLNDKEGYVPRNLLGLYPRIKPRQRSLA; encoded by the exons ATGTTTCTGACGGTGTACCTCAGTAACAATGAACAGCACTTCACTGAGGTGCCAGTCACCCCTGAAACCACCTGCAGAGACGTGGTGGAGCTGTGCAAGGAGCCTGGTGAGAGCGAGTGCCACCTGGCTGAGGTGTGGTGTGGCTCAG AACGTCCCATAGCCGATAATGAACGGATGCTGGATATTTTGCAGCGCTTTGGCATGCAGAGAAGTGAGGTTCGCTTCTTTCTTCGGCACGAACGCTCTCCCTGCCGGGAAGCAG GGACTGGACAAAGGTCTCAAGATCCaaccttaaaaagaaatggcGTGAAAGTGCCTGGCGATCGAAGAATAGAGAATGGA GTCAGTGCTCCAAGGATGGATATGACACTGGCTGAACTTCAGGAAATGGCATCACGCCAGCAGCAACAAATTGAGGCTCAGCAGCAAATGCTGGCTAACAAG GAACAACGTCTGAAGTTCTTGAAACAGCAAGATCAGCGACAGCAACAGCAAGCTGCTGAGCAGGAAAAACTGAAGCGATTAAAGGAAATTGCTGAGAATCAGGAAGCCAAACTTAAGAAAGTGAGAGCGCTGAAAGGCCACGTGGAACAAAAAAGACTCAGCAATGGGAAATTAG TGGAGGAGATTGAACAGATgaacagcctgttccagcaaAAGCAGCGCGAGCTGGTGCTGGCGGTGTCAAAAGTAGAGGAGCTCACCAGGCAACTGGAGATGCTGAAGAATGGCCGAATTGATGGTTACCACGACAACCAGTCAGCTGTAGCTGAGCTCGACCGCCTGTACAAGGAGCTGCAG CTGAGGAACAAACTGAACCAGGAGCAGAATGCCAAGCTGCAGCAACAGAGGGAGTGTTTGAACAAGCGCAACTTGGAGGTGGCAGTCATGGATAAGCGTGTTAATGAGCTGCGAGAGCGCctgtggaagaaaaaggcagctctgcaaCAGAAAGAGAATGTACCA gtTTCTTCAGATGGGAATTTACCACAGCCAGTGGCTTCTGCTCCAAGTCGAGTGGCAGCAGTAGGTCCTTATATCCAGTCCTCTACTATGCCACGTATTGCTTCCAGACCTGAACTTTTGGTGAAACCAGCATTTTCAGATGGGACACAAGCTTTGCAGGTACCTGATGGCCCGCTGAAAACACAAACTCTGCCCAACATGAGAGCTGGGAGCAGTTCACAAGCTAAAGCTCCTGCAG GTTCTGTGGTCCCCAGTACAAAACCTTCCCCATCTGCCACTGACTGGAGTAGTTCAAATGTAGACAGTCATATTAGTCAAGGATCAGCCTTGACTTCAGGAAAAGGAATTGTGGCTAGTGAAGGACAAG CTGAAGGAGAAACTTTTTTACGagacaaagagaagaaagtgcGTCCGTTCTCAATGTTTGATTCTGTGGACCAGTCTGCTGGGCTCGGCACACTGAGAAAGAACCAGAGCAGCGAAGATCTCCTGCGAGAAGCGCAG ACGgccaataaaaatgtaacaaaggTACCACCACCTGTCCCCACTAAACCAAAACAGATAAACTTGCCTTACTTTGGACAAGCTAGTCATCTGCAACCTTCTGACACTAAGCTGGATGGAAACCTGCAGAAGCTGCCTTTGGCTGTTGTAACTATGGcgaacaaacaaaaaccagtgGCACAGCAGCCTTCCCATCCTTCTCAGCAGATACAGCAAAGAATTTCCGTACCTCCTGCAGCTTCTTCCTCTAGCCAGGACCAAATTCTTCCCTCCTCCAAACAGGAgagtcccccagcagcagctgtgagaccATTCACCCCTCAGCCATCCAAAGAGACCTCACTCCCACCATTTCGAAAGCCTCAAACTGTGGCTGCAAGTTCAATTTATAGCATGTACACGCAACAGCAGACTCCTGGGAAGAACTTCCAGCAGGCAGTGCAGAGTGCTTTGACGAGGGCACAGACCAGAGGACCACACTTCCCAAGTG TGTATGGCAAGCCTGTgatggcaggagctggggtACAGAATCAGTTGCCGCAGACGGAGAACATCTACTCAAGCCTCCAAGGCAAGCCGGGCAGTCCGGAGCCCGAGACGGAAACAACAGCCTCTGCTCACGAGAACCACGAAACGGAGCGAATACCCCGTCCCCTTAGCCCAACCAAGTTGCTGCCTTTCTTATCCAACCCGTACCGCAACCAGAGCGATGCTGACCTGGAAGCGCTACGGAAGAAGCTGTCCAATGCCCCCAGACCGCTGAAGAAACGTAGCTCCATCACCGAGCCAGAAGGACCTAATGGCCCCAATATTCAGAAGCTGCTGTACCAGAGGACCACTCTGGCTGCAATGGAGACTATCTCGGCTCCATCGCATCCCTCCAAACAGACGGCATCAGCTGCCAGTCCTGAAAGCCCAACCGAAATCCCAAATCCTTATCTAAGTGTGGAATcggaaaaagaaacagctgcttcTTCTATGCCAGAACCAGCCATTGCTGAGGAAAcggaaaacacagcagcagatcAGAGCGAAGCTGTCCTTCCCTCCGTGGCTTTGGACACTGTGCCTGAGGGAGCAGCGGACGGTGATGAACTCGCGCAGCCAAAAATGGAAGAGCCCAGCCTAGAAGCTTCACTGCCGCTGGAGGTTTACATGGAAGAGTATCCCCCGTACCCACCGCCTCCCTACCCATCAGGGGAACCCGAGAGTCTGGGGGAGGACTCGTTCAGCATGAGGCCTCCTGAAGTTACGGGGCAGATTTCCTTGCCTCCT GGGAAGAGGACGAATTTGCGTAAAACTGGCTCTGAGAGAATTGGCCACGGAATGAGAGTGAAATTCAATCCCCTTGCGTTGCTTCTGGATTCATCCTTGGAGGGGGAGTTTGACCTGGTGCAGAGAATCATTTATGAG GTTGAAGATCCCAGCATGCCCAACGACGAAGGGATTACGGCACTGCACAACGCCGTGTGCGCTGGGCACACGGAAATCGTGAAGTTCCTGGTGCAGTTTGGGGTGAACGTGAATGCGGCAGACAGCGACGGGTG GACCCCGTTACACTGTGCAGCATCTTGCAATAACGTGCAGGTGTGCAAGTTCCTGGTGGAGTCTGGCGCAGCGGTGTTTGCGATGACCTACAGCGACATGCAGACAGCTGCAGACAAGTGTGAGGAGATGGAGGAAGGCTACACGCAGTGCTCCCAGTTCTTGTATG GAGTCCAGGAGAAAATGGGGATAATGAACAAAGGAGTGATTTATGGACTCTGGGATTATGAGGCTCAGAATGACGATGAGCTCTCGATGAAAGAGGGAGACTGCATGACAATCCTGCGCCGGGAGGATGAAGATGAAATTGAATGGTGGTGGGCACGGCTGAATGACAAGGAAGGTTATGTTCCCCGTAACCTGCTAGGG CTGTATCCAAGGATTAAACCTAGACAAAGAAGCTTGGCGTGA